In the genome of Cryptomeria japonica chromosome 8, Sugi_1.0, whole genome shotgun sequence, one region contains:
- the LOC131028871 gene encoding phosphoglycerate mutase-like protein AT74 codes for MAEEDIVKQKKMWLPRRIILVRHGESEGNVDDSKYTHIPDHQIGLTDQGMEQAQECGRRVREILSEEGSEDWKVYFYVSPYKRTLSTLKGIGRAFERKKIIGVREEVRIREQDFGNFQEEERMKIIKKTREKFGRFFYRFPEGESAADVFDRVTSFLESLWRDIDMNRINRHRSSDLNLVIVSHGLTSRVFLMRWFKWTVEQFEHLNNPQNCEIRVMQLGLGGDYSLAVHHSREELVEWGLSEEMIVDQEWRAKANRGQWNEGCPWFCNDFFDHFKDDEEGEGSNKSNHDE; via the exons ATGGCAGAAGAAGATATTGTGAAGCAGAAGAAAATGTGGCTGCCGCGCAGGATAATACTTGTGAGGCACGGCGAAAGCGAAGGAAATGTGGATGATTCCAAGTATACACACATTCCAGATCACCAGATCGGGCTGACTGATCAGGGTATGGAGCAGGCACAAGAATGTGGAAGAAGAGTGAGGGAAATTTTAAGCGAGGAAGGATCAGAGGACTGGAAGGTTTATTTCTATGTGTCTCCATACAAGCGGACGCTTTCTACTCTTAAGGGAATCGGTAGGGCCTTTGAGAGGAAGAAGATAATTGGTGTGAGGGAAGAGGTTCGGATCCGGGAGCAGGATTTTGGGAATTTTCAGGAGGAGGAGAGGATGAAGATTATTAAGAAGACGAGAGAGAAATTTGGGAGATTCTTTTATAGGTTTCCTGAGGGGGAATCTGCAGCGGATGTGTTCGACCGTGTTACAA GTTTTCTTGAATCATTGTGGAGAGACATAGACATGAACAGGATCAATCGTCATCGGAGCTCTGATCTGAACTTGGTGATAGTCTCGCATGGATTGACATCAAGGGTATTTCTGATGAGATGGTTCAAGTGGACTGTAGAGCAGTTTGAACATCTCAATAATCCTCAAAATTGCGAAATAAGGGTAATGCAATTGGGATTGGGTGGAGATTACAGCCTTGCTGTTCATCATAGCAGAGAGGAGCTTGTGGAGTGGGGTCTTTCCGAGGAAATGATTGTAGACCAGGAGTGGAGAGCCAAAGCTAACAGAGGGCAGTGGAATGAGGGGTGCCCCTGGTTCTGTAATGATTTCTTCGATCACttcaaagatgatgaagaaggagaaggAAGCAATAAAAGTAACCATGATGAGTAA